The sequence below is a genomic window from Cicer arietinum cultivar CDC Frontier isolate Library 1 chromosome 6, Cicar.CDCFrontier_v2.0, whole genome shotgun sequence.
GGAGAGAATGGCTGCGACGCCACCAACTGGTAAAAAGCACTAGACAGTGGCAGCGCTTGTGGCCACGAATCGCGCCCTAATCGCAACCTGGTATCCTTGCCCGACCCGCTctcagttttttttcttttttaaataacacagatttttttattttcatattttttattcttcattaAGGGTATCTGGCTTTCTTTTCACCCACGTAAGccctattattttaatattataaaccCACTAATCCATGATTGTACCTGCTTTTCTGTTCGTTCAGACTTCAGTACCAGTATCATTCTTCTTGTTCTTTTTTCATTCTTGCTCTATTTTCCAGCATCATCATCATACGCAGGGAACCATTTTTGCTCTGTTTTTGTTTCGTTCTTACTCCTCTGTTTAGCATCGAGATCGTTTTGTTCTGTTTTCTTCTGCTCTCTCTGTTTAATTCTGCTCTGTTTCTTCTGCACTGTTCTCTGTTTTTTTTCTGGTTTTGTGTGTAGTTGGATTTTGGTTATTAAATATGATTACCACAttaattttgtgtatttttctattttttagtatttttgcaactgtatgtattttatgtttagtttatatattatttatttgccTTTGCAATAACAGCCATCCCGCTATCCGCGATCCTGCTATACTATTTTTTTGCCTTTGCAGTATCAGTCATCCTGCTGACAACATAGAATGTTACTACCATTTCTCTGTACTAACACTGCTCGCTGTGGTAGAAAGAAACATGAAAATGAGTACTTCTTGTTACTGGTTTAATTACTTGTTGTCTGTCTTGCTTCCATTTCTAGTGTAGTTTCCTCAAATTCACTGTGAAATAGTATACAGCACTTAATAGGTATTGAGAAAAACTCAAGTCCTACATTAAAAAGAGTTAAGACTTGAAAAGGGTTTATAAAGAGTGACGCCCTTCTCCATATAGGCTAGTTTTGTAAGAATGAACAAGACCCAATTAAAAACCTAACAATAGAAAATAATGACATACCAATTATTACTTTCCTCATCAtccaataataaaaagaatcaGAAAGGATTCTTGGAAGATGGAAGGTTTGTGGTGGGTATGTTAAAAATTTGACATGGCACCAGtaataatgaaaacaaaaatgatgGTTGCTGTAAACTGTATGTGCATTGCTTGGTTTCTAACAAAGAATGAAGGGATATGATATAGTTGATGTGTCAACAAAGGAGATCTTCACTTCTCCCAATGTCATATTCTATGACTTGCAACAATTTCCATTCTGCAAATGGCCAAAGCCAACCTTTTACCTATTCTTGATCCCCCCCGTCTACCTTGTTGAGCCAATGTTATTGGAATCAGCTTCTCCTTCACCTGAATCTAGATGGTCAACTGGCAAATGTTTCCCAGCTTATCTCTATGACTATATGTGCCAGTTATACACTGCAAACCCTGTCTCAAAATCATTGTCCTATATGCTATCACAACATTTCCTCCCTTCAGCTCAAATACACTCTGTCCCTTTCCACTGAGATTGAACCCTGTTCAAATGCCTTTGCCAGTAAACTTTGCAGCTGGCCGCAGGCTATGCAATGTGAGTTATGGACAATGGTACTTGGCGTTTTTTTGATTCACATCCTGTTATTATTCCCATTGGTAGTAAATGGGTTtacaaaatcaaacaccttattgATGCATCCATTGAAAGATTTAAAGTTCATTTAGTCGCCAATGAATGCTACAAAGTACAGGGattggatttatttgatacgTTTACCCCAGTGGAAAAATTATTCACGGTGCTTACATTTAACAGCCTTTGTCTCCATTAACAACTAACATATTCACCAAATGAATCTGAGCAATGTGTTCCTCCTTGCTATATGCAGGTTCCCCAAGAGTTACAACACCTATTCGAGGCCAAGTTTGCAAGTTGCATAAGTCCTTGCATTGTGTGGACTAAAAAAATCTAGCATAAAGTGGTTCAAAAAGCCTACTAATTTTCTCTTTGATCATGACTTTGTTCAAACCCTGCATTATCATAGATTATTCACCAAATTCACCACCTTATTAATTTATGTGGATGATAGCTGGAACCTCCTTGACTGAGTTCCAATCTATCAAATCCTTGCTTCATTCCTCGTTGAAGATTGCGGTTGTATATACTAGTTAATTACGTGCAGTTCTGTTCATGTATATTAATTCAGATCGTATTTAGATTGGTTAACTGATTGAATTCACAATTATGTACTTTAGATAGCCAAACAATTTTCTCGCTTCTCTTTAACAATTTCGTTGGCTGTGCTCTGCCTcttaatcaataattttaagaCAAAGTTCGTTCTTACATATCACAAATGACTAAATTGCAAGATCAAGTTTTGAGATATTTGACTTTCACTTTGTATTGtgatatctttattttattgtagTCAATTTTCCTCCTCAAAATCGTAGTTTGATGGAATTTGACTGAATGAGGATGGTAATCAGTTATAGCCATTCATTTATAAAAGTCAGGCCAAAAAGtagaatttatttaatttaataatttattacaaCATTTACAAAACATCCACTACAGTTACTCCATCTATGAAGCTGGGTAATCAGTTTGAGTTTCTCCTCAATGTTATATGTGGCTTCCTTGAAAAGTATCAAGCAGTTACTGTTGTCTCCACAGCAAGCGTCTCAGTGTATACCACCTCTGATTTTATGTCAGACTCCCATAAATCAGGCACTGCCTCAGTAAGGTTATGAATGCTTTCCAAGGCATAATCTGCACCTGTAACTCTTTGTGATGTACCAACCTagatgttgaaatcaataagtAGTTCATAGTTAGTTGTGACTCCTTTTGCTAAAATCAAAGTCAGTTTctactacaaataaaaaatttccaatGACTTACCAGTACAGTGTCAAGTCCCAAACGTTTCCCAGCTTGTATGTTGCGGACACTGTCCTCAAAGAACAACTAAAAATGCATAGAAATAAGCAagcaaataaaattaaaaaggtaACAGAATTAGATCATAAAGGGTGATTTTGAGTGAATTTTAATGTGCTAGTGCCATTAAGTCTTTGAATgtatcaaaatttcaaaaatatccCTTAGTGTGTCTTTTGTTAGTTACTTTTTGGACCAAACTGACAACAAAACACATAGTAGAGGACCAAATCAACTAACTAAAGACACATTTGAGGACGAAACTGATTAGCAAAAGACACATTCGaggttgtttttgtaattttaatatattatggAGACTATAATGACACTGCTTGACATATTTACAAACCAAAATGATTGTTTACTCGGTGACTTTCTTACTGTTCTATGTGGGTTAAGGTTGGCTATGTTGAGAGCCAATTGAATGGCATGTTCTGATGGCTTGCAAATGATTGGTGTCTTTGGCAGGTTTCCACTGGGATTAGGCTGAGCAAAATGGCCTATGATGTCAAAGATTTGAGAGGTGCTTGCACTATTACTAGTGGTTGGATTAGTAGTGCTTGTTGAAACTACAAACTCAATGTCATCTTCATCATCAGAGACACTGCTCTTGTGGATTGGATTAAGAGTCTCAAAGCATATAATTCCTTCAAAACAGTCCTCTAATCCAAGTATGCTTAGTGTCTTAAGAGCATGAACTTTGTCTGCATTTGTAAATACCTATTGACATAAACAAGAGAAGCAATAGTAATGATCAGATTATATTATACACCATCTTTTGTGACCTTATACTACTGCTGTCATTTTGGTTGTAGAGTAAATACCAAAATTGGTGATTGAACTTGTAGTACTGTATCAATTTAGATTGTTACATTATCGATATTTCAAAACGATCTCTGAAATtgtaaaatctaaatcaaatttgACCCTTTGTTGGTGTTTGTAGGGACTAGAATGACATAAGTTAGTAATATCAGAAATGAATTTACAACTAAGTGAATAATGTTAGGGATGTATTTAATATTACATTTAGATAAAGGgacaaatttaattaacattttgcAATTTCAGAaatcattttggaatattgATAATGTGGAGCACTACGGTGACACAACCCTACCATTTCAAAGACCAACTGGAATATTTACTCATTTGGGTTATAAACAACTTACAAGTTTCCTATAGGGCAGGCTCAGCAACATGTTCCTCAGAACTGGGTCTGGTTTTAGGTTCTCATAAGGTAATCTCCCATGAACAAAACTGTAAACAGGAATTCAATATTCAATTtaaccatttcaaaatacaCTGATggattaaaacataaattgttAGCATTTTGAGAG
It includes:
- the LOC101512518 gene encoding uncharacterized protein produces the protein MEYKDLFPQKSHTSKYDCLLFDLDDTLYPLSSGLAKACLQNLKDYMVEKLGVEPRKTDDLCNLLYKNYGTTLAGLRAIGYDFDYDKYHSFVHGRLPYENLKPDPVLRNMLLSLPYRKLVFTNADKVHALKTLSILGLEDCFEGIICFETLNPIHKSSVSDDEDDIEFVVSTSTTNPTTSNSASTSQIFDIIGHFAQPNPSGNLPKTPIICKPSEHAIQLALNIANLNPHRTLFFEDSVRNIQAGKRLGLDTVLVGTSQRVTGADYALESIHNLTEAVPDLWESDIKSEVVYTETLAVETTVTA